In the Colletotrichum lupini chromosome 1, complete sequence genome, one interval contains:
- a CDS encoding SPX domain-containing protein produces the protein MPSNQLGAVQGSQPAEKQAVESSEWRSSDDKTPEEVTCFLTEENEDVDAEATADQRLAPKTSQLEKREPFDPVLWSSRKKWTHVLVVAFITCVTPLASAVYTPALDQVIGDFKIEDNPTLADLTVSAYVLGFSAGPLLLAPLSETFGKKPVYQVCNVVLLACNLACMVAPSAEWLIVFRFLAGCAGASPITQGTGTATDVMTKEKRARAMSVMAFGSVCSPAIGSALGGAIAQAWGWRGCFGFLAVMGLISTLLTYQFMCETYLPVLRRKYTVSGSLDDLEMEMSEEKAIAPKQSLRKLLLKAAIRPFSLILEPSILPAILVTSFFYGLQVWLYIDVPMTYKAVYSFNTAEAGLAFAGMGVGMFTGLLIFGFLTDVVVKRLARGGERLPEHRLPLLNLAAILVVVGLIIYNLAARPGVSYLVPLLGNYLIGSGLFAITMTSAVYIIDLSPQHAVASSASLALLRYPSGALFPLLEHAFESLTSNSSAKWLITAASVSTIPLVVWLQYNCERFRLKHHFDPLNQLRDTDTYRPIRSRTRPSATIPPPADLRLRERGGSSTKSSSNSTVAQAESYELADYKNISAQKAAKDLEARREEKKLWKRRWLDEQDDMKFSHSIQFNAVPDWSSHYIAYSNLKKLIYQLEKTVHQTSSGDAESRPLIRNEEPEDVFSRALGVELEKICSFYVSKEGELLDEVNQLLGDVGNHSSEDDENDGEPRRSFGSASRPGLSVNGRRTSVSIDGNMEDSDDDEDDDETTGLTKSRSSLGGGRRKTAPNLGHSVTDMTASTDLTLGRSLRRYSTANDEIPDQTFLYSSGIMLKKRIISLYVSLCELKSYVQLNRTGFRKVLKKFDKILDKELRVKYMTANIDSAYPFKSENIKSIEENISKMEKAYAEIVTQGDEGLAKRDLRSHLREHVVWERNTVWRDMIGMERRAEAASLGRGLLGRDGATGSRRLQGDDELAPITKEVVTPVGRFVVPTWVANTPLLTLLIALGVFLLLLFLPIMEKPEQQNCLALLVFVSILWATEAIPLFVTSLMIPFLCVVLTVVRSEEKPYRRLDAKATTAYIFSAMWTPVIMLLLGGFTLAAALSKCKIDKRLATFVLSKAGTTPRTVLIANMLVAAFASMLISNVAAPVLCFSIIEPMLRTLPSESNMSKAVIMGIALASNIGGMLSPIASPQNVVAIGIMKPAPTWIQWFFIVIPVGIVSLLLIWILLLITFQPSKGTTIAPIRPVKEKFTGIQWFVSIVTLITIGLWCGSHQMESIFGDMGVIAIIPIVLFFGIGILTKEDFNNFPWTIIILAAGGLSLGKAVKSSGLLHTVAGVVTKEVEGMSLYVVLVVFSALILVIATFISHTVAALIILPLVFDVGSNMDEPHPNLLVMGGVLMCSAAMGLPTSGFPNMTAIMKEDPTGQRYLQVKHFISRGVPSSVLTLVVVVSLGYGLMRVAGLD, from the exons ATGCCATCAAACCAGCTCGGCGCCGTGCAAGGCTCGCAACCTGCCGAAAAACAAGCCGTCGAGAGTTCAGAATGGCGGTCTTCAGACGACAAAACCCCAGAGGAAGTCACCTGCTTCTTAACGGAAGAGAACGAGGATGTGGATGCGGAAGCAACTGCCGATCAACGCCTCGCGCCAAAGACGTCCCAACTGGAAAAGCGTGAACCCTTCGACCCGGTCCTGTGGTCGTCTAGGAAGAAGTGGACGCACGTCTTGGTGGTAGCATTCATCACCTGCGTCAC ACCCTTGGCTTCTGCAGTCTATACCCCCGCGTTGGACCAGGTGATTGGCGACTTCAAGATCGAGGACAACCCCACGCTAGCGGACCTGACAGTCTCGGCCTACGTCCTCGGCTTCTCCGCCGGACCGCTGCTCCTCGCGCCGCTGAGCGAGACGTTTGGCAAGAAGCCCGTCTATCAGGTCTGCAATGTGGTCCTGCTCGCGTGCAACTTGGCCTGCATGGTCGCGCCGTCGGCCGAGTGGCTCATTGTCTTCCGGTTTCTGGCGGGATGTGCCGGCGCGAGCCCGATTACCCAGGGCACTGGGACAGCGACGGATGTCATGACCAAGGAGAAGCGTGCGCGCGCCATGTCGGTTATGGCGTTTGGGAGTGTTTGCAGTCCTGCGATTGGGTCGGCCCTCGGGGGCGCGATTGCCCAGGCTTGGGGATGGAGAGGTTGCTTTGGGTTTCTTGCTGTGATG GGCTTGATCAGCACTCTCCTGACTTATCAATTCATGTGCGAGACATATCTCCCGGTCTTGCGGCGAAAGTACACTGTGTCAGGCAGTCTCGACGACCTCGAGATGGAAATGAGCGAAGAGAAAGCCATTGCCCCGAAGCAATCTCTCAGAAAGCTGCTCTTAAAGGCCGCGATCCGGCCGTTCTCTCTCATTTTGGAGCCGAGCATCCTGCCGGCTATCCTGGTAACATCGTTCTTCTACGGCCTCCAGGTGTGGTTGTACATTGACGTTCCGATGACATATAAGGCAGTGTACTCCTTCAATACCGCAGAAGCAGGATTAGCATTCGCGGGCATGGGGGTTGGCATGTTCACCGGCCTTCTCATCTTTGGGTTCCTCACCGACGTCGTCGTGAAGAGGTTAGCACGCGGCGGTGAAAGGCTGCCCGAGCACCGGCTCCCACTTCTCAACCTGGCAGCCATCCTTGTCGTGGTCGGTCTGATCATCTACAACTTGGCTGCGAGGCCCGGGGTGTCCTACTTGGTGCCCCTGCTTGGAAACTACCTTATTGGCAGTGGATTGTTTGCCATCACT ATGACTTCGGCTGTGTACATCATCGACCTGTCACCGCAGCACGCTGTTGCGTCGAGCGCGTCGCTTGCACTTTTACGATACCCCTCTGGAGCGTTGTTTCCCCTTTTAGAACATGCTTTTGAATCTCTCACCAGCAACAGTAGCGCCAAGTGGCTCATCACGGCCGCGTCTGTCTCCACCATCCCACTTGTGGTTTGGCTCCAGTACAACTGCGAGCGATTCCGG CTTAAACACCATTTCGACCCTTTGAACCAACTTCGCGATACCGATACCTATCGCCCGATAAGAAGTCGCACGCGACCCTCTGCCACCATACCGCCCCCAGCAGATCTCC GCCTTCGGGAACGGGGAGGGAGCTCCACCAAGAGTAGCAGCAACTCCACCGTTGCTCAGGCTGAGAGCTACGAGCTTGCCGACTACAAAAACATCTCCGCTCAGAAGGCCGCAAAGGACCTCGAAGCCCGACGAGAAGAGAAAAAACTTTGGAAGAGAAGGTGGCTCGACGAGCAGGACGATATGAAGTTCTCACACAGCATCCAGTTTAATGCTGTTCCGGACTGGAGCAGTCATTACATTGCCTACAGCAACCTAAAGAAGCT TATCTACCAACTCGAGAAGACAGTCCACCAAACCTCCTCAGGCGACGCCGAATCAAGACCTCTTATCCGAAACGAAGAACCCGAAGATGTCTTTAGCCGTGCGCTCGGTGTAGAATTGGAGAAGATTTGCTCCTTCTACGTGTCCAAAGAGGGCGAACTTCTCGACGAGGTCAATCAATTATTGGGAGATGTTGGCAACCACTCTTCAGAGGACGACGAAAATGATGGCGAACCCAGACGTTCATTCGGCAGCGCCTCTCGGCCGGGACTTTCGGTCAACGGCAGGAGAACTTCCGTCTCGATCGATGGCAACATGGAGGATAGtgacgatgacgaggacGATGATGAAACCACCGGCCTGACGAAGAGTCGCTCAAGCCTTGGCGGTGGCAGACGCAAGACTGCCCCGAATCTGGGGCACTCGGTCACTGATATGACTGCTTCAACTGATCTGACGCTGGGAAGATCGCTGCGGCGGTACAGCACGGCGAACGACGAGATCCCAGACCAGACCTTCCTCTACTCTTCGGGTATCATGCTCAAGAAGCGCATCATCAGCCTCTACGTCTCGCTCTGCGAGCTCAAGTCGTATGTGCAACTAAACCGGACGGGTTTCAGAAAGGTCTTGAAGAAATTCGACAAGATTCTCGACAAGGAGTTGCGGGTCAAGTACATGACTGCCAACATCGACTCCGCATACCCATTCAAGTCGGAAAACATCAAGAGTATCGAGGAGAACATCTCCAAGATGGAAAAGGCGTACGCCGAGATAGTGACTCAAGGCGACGAGGGACTTGCCAAGCGAGACCTGAGATCTCACCTCCGCGAACACGTTGTTTGGGAGCGTAACACTGTCTGGCGAGACATGATTGGTATGGAGCGTCGCGCAGAGGCTGCGAGCTTGGGCAGAGGGCTTCTGGGAAGGGATGGAGCGACGGGATCCAGGCGGTTGCAGGGCGATGATGAGCTTGCCCCAATCACCAAGGAGGTGGTTACTCCCGTGGGCCGTTTTGTCGTGCCCACGTGGGTTGCCAACACGCCTTTGCTCACTCTCCTGATCGCTCTCGGCGttttcctccttctccttttccTTCCCATCATGGAGAAGCCCGAGCAACAGAACTGCTTGGCGTTGCTTGTGTTTGTCAGCATCCTTTGGGCTACCGAG GCCATTCCGTTGTTCGTTACGTCGCTTATGATACCCTTCCTCTGCGTCGTTTTGACTGTCGTTCGCTCTGAAGAAAAGCCCTACAGGAGGCTTGATGCCAAGGCCACCACGGCCTACATCTTCTCGGCTATGTGGACACCCGTCATCATGCTTCTGCTCGGTGGATTCACCCTGGCCGCGGCTCTCTCCAAGTGCAAGATTGACAAGCGGCTCGCGACTTTTGTCCTTAGCAAGGCCGGAACCACTCCACGCACTGTACTCATTGCCAACATGCTCGTGGCGGCATTTGCCAGCATGTTGATCAGCAATGTCGCCGCACCAGTTCTTTGCTTCTCCATCATTGAG CCGATGTTGCGAACGCTGCCCTCGGAGTCAAACATGTCCAAGGCTGTCATCATGGGAATTGCGCTCGCCTCCAACATCGGTGGCATGCTATCCCCTATTGCCTCGCCGCAGAATGTTGTCGCTATTGGTATCATGAAGCCCGCGCCTACCTGGATCCAGTGGTTCTTCATTGTTATTCCTGTCGGCATCGTCTCGCTGCTCCTCATCTGGATCTTGCTGTTGATTACGTTCCAACCGAGCAAGGGAACCACCATTGCTCCGATCCGCCCTGTGAAGGAAAAGTTCACAGGCATTCAATGGTTTGTCTCCATCGTCACGCTCATCACCATTGGCCTGTGGTGCGGTAGCCACCAGATGGAGTCCATCTTTGGTGACATGGGTGTCATTGCCATCATCCCcatcgtcctcttctttggTATTGGTATCTTGACCAAGGAGGACTTCAACAATTTCCCGTGGACCATCATCATCCTGGCTGCCGGAGGTTTGTCTCTGGGCAAAGCCGTCAAGTCATCTGGTCTTCTGCACACGGTCGCTGGTGTTGTGACCAAGGAGGTCGAGGGTATGAGTCTCTACGTCGTCCTTGTCGTCTTCTCAGCTCTTATCCTCGTCATCGCAACTTTCATCAGCCACACAGTCGCTGCTCTCATTATCCTGCCGTTGGTGTTTGACGTTGGCTCCAACATGGACGAACCCCACCCGAACCTGTTGGTCATGGGTGGTGTGTTGATGTGCAGTGCCGCTATGGGTCTGCCAACAAGTGGCTTCCCCAACATGA CTGCTATTATGAAGGAAGATCCGACGGGCCAGAGATACCTCCAAGTGAAACATTTCATCAGCAGAGGTGTGCCCAGCAGTGTTCTCACATTGGTCGTCGTCGTGTCATTGGGATATGGCCTGATGAGGGTCGCTGGGCTGGACTAA
- a CDS encoding chromosome segregation protein → MSSAFRESSLSASINRQSLMATPSVAETLPNANFGFEELRDRMTRFTSKFDAFIEQGRKRVLEERNEFRMNVAELQEDQRMKKKDIEILQLKTSTHQQTVAKEKAETREMQAAIAQLSEERDKHLATRDALKKQIEETQKEIDARLAAQRAHAKQLEAQSRFNVPELEFWQQNLGLRIEGAGKDDRLKFVYTYVDDQDWEREAWFELNTASRDYDVRHCRPKLERERVERVLDQLNETRELAVLLKGMRELFVEAMKA, encoded by the exons ATGTCTTCCGCATTTCGAGAATCGTCGCTGTCCGCCAGCATCAACCGCCAGTCGCTCATGGCGACCCCGTCCGTCGCCGAGACGCTGCCAAACGCCAACTTTGGCTTCGAAGAACTTCGCGATCGTATGACCAGGTTCACCTCGAAGTTTGACGCCTTTATCGAACAGGGTCGCAAGCGCGTATTGGAGGAGCGAAACGAATTCCGCATGAACGTGGCAGAACTACAAG AGGACCAGCGcatgaagaagaaggacaTTGAAATCCTCCAACTCAAGACGAGCACCCACCAACAAACCGTAGCTAAAGAAAAGGCCGAGACGCGCGAGATGCAGGCAGCGATCGCGCAGCTCTCGGAAGAGCGCGACAAGCACCTGGCGACGCGGGACGCGCTCAAGAAGCAAATCGAGGAGACGCAAAAAGAGATTGACGCCCGGCTGGCGGCGCAGCGGGCGCACGCGAAGCAGCTCGAGGCGCAGTCGCGCTTCAACGTGCCCGAGCTCGAGTTCTGGCAGCAGAACCTGGGTTTGCGGATCGAGGGCGCGGGCAAGGACGACCGGCTCAAGTTTGTGTACACGTACGTCGACGACCAGGACTGGGAGCGGGAGGCGTGGTTCGAGCTCAACACGGCGAGCCGGGACTACGACGTAAGGCACTGCCGGCCCAAGCTGGAGCGGGAGAGGGTGGAGCGGGTGCTGGACCAGCTTAATGAGACGAGGGAGCTGGCGGTGCTGCTCAAGGGGATGCGCGAGTTGTTCGTGGAGGCGATGAAGGCTTGA
- a CDS encoding BZIP transcription factor, whose product MASDAVNHPSPAGSVASSVTPGLNYNNNKRSAPDHPSPAGPGNAEVVTPAGAGTSPASQPPGDSNKKRRVGPGSRGVANLTPEQLAKKRANGEHKLLSLTHPLISCLTAHMTFSYSVTFTFRPISSIPSKLVLAVVLTTPCSLTAHHPRTHTSFSTTLTGSSSPLSHLDDDTPANRSSHRPRSDREAQRAIRERTKNQIENLERRIQELTSQQPYQELQAVQRAKEAVEAENADLKRRLATFIASIQPLISASPPSQPPPPPADPHPAVFPSPSGSYSHVHQHNGPISAHNASTPNSAASPASIDPTAGWQTTPNGSGGGGGGGPVSDLSPPNHMYAASKMLDQQRQGLRHGLDLGPERLGLDFLLDQNARVGKIQSGVNGAQDTPSYNHVPMKHDWTGVGPVTHSRSPSLSGPTVHTPRSQVDYPQQQSQGQQQQQQQQHQPSSSAPPESRALGHHTAEVKNCGPTCPLDSLLLDFLHERRQRAADGLSTHEIIGPRYPSVLSLLNPANSKYSHPLSKVFTDILATFPDLSALPQRVAVLYIMFLIMRWQISPTQENYDRLPEWARPRPAQLFTEHPAWIDHVPFPAMRDKLCRDYNPREYLFDNFFVPFTTTLSLNWPYEETDTLLQVPESDEVLINPVFERHLRRLENWTLGQAFNQTFPKLRETYNLKE is encoded by the exons ATGGCCTCCGATGCCGTCAACCACCCAAGTCCCGCCGGCTCCGTGGCTTCATCGGTGACCCCCGGCCTGAATtacaataataataagcgtaGTGCTCCGGACCACCCAAGCCCGGCTGGCCCCGGGAATGCCGAAGTTGTCACTCCCGCCGGCGCCGGCACGTCGCCCGCTTCTCAACCACCCGGCGATTCAAACAAGAAACGCCGTGTCGGTCCTGGCTCCAGGGGCGTCGCCAACCTGACGCCGGAGCAACTGGCCAAGAAGCGCGCCAACGGTGAGCACAAACTTCTCTCGCTCACCCACCCACTCATCTCATGCCTCACTGCACACATGACTTTCTCGTACTCCGTGACCTTCACCTTCCGTCCCATTTCCAGCATTCCTTCGAAACTAGTGCTCGCTGTCGTCCTCACCACCCCCTGTTCGCTCACGGCACACCACCCTCGCACACATACATCCTTCTCCACAACATTGACTGGCTCCTCCTCCCCCCTTTCCCACCTCGATGACGACACACCCGCTAACCGAAGTTCCCATCGGCCCCGATCAGACAGGGAAGCCCAGCGAGCCATCCGCGAGCGCACAAAGAACCAGATCGAGAACCTGGAGCGCCGTATCCAGGAGCTGACCTCCCAGCAGCCCTACCAGGAGCTGCAGGCCGTCCAGAGGGCCAAGGAGGCCGTCGAGGCCGAGAACGCGGACCTGAAGCGCCGTCTGGCCACCTTCATCGCCTCTATCCAGCCTCTCATCTCTGCTTCTCCACCGAGCCAAC cgccaccgccgccggcaGACCCGCACCCTGCCGTCTTCCCATCTCCAAGCGGCAGCTACTCTCACGTCCACCAGCACAACGGGCCCATCTCAGCACACAATGCCTCAACGCCCAACAGTGCGGCCTCCCCGGCCTCCATCGACCCGACCGCCGGCTGGCAAACGACGCCCAACGGCAGCggtggtggaggaggaggaggtccTGTCTCGGACCTCTCCCCCCCGAACCACATGTACGCCGCGAGCAAGATGCTCGACCAGCAGCGGCAAGGGCTCCGCCACGGCCTCGACCTCGGCCCGGAGCGTCTCGGTCTAGACTTCCTCCTCGACCAGAACGCCCGCGTCGGCAAGATCCAGAGCGGCGTCAACGGCGCCCAGGACACGCCGAGCTACAACCACGTGCCCATGAAGCACGACTGGACCGGCGTCGGCCCCGTCACGCACAGCCGGAGCCCTTCCCTCAGCGGGCCGACCGTCCACACCCCGCGATCACAGGTCGACTATCCTCAGCAGCAGTCGCAAGGacagcaacaacaacaacaacaacaacaccaaCCGTCATCCTCTGCTCCCCCAGAATCCCGAGCCCTAGGCCACCACACGGCCGAAGTAAAGAACTGCGGCCCAACCTGCCCCCTCGACAGCCTCCTCCTCGACTTCCTCCACGAGCGCCGCCAACGCGCCGCGGACGGCCTCTCCACCCACGAGATCATCGGCCCGCGCTACCCCTCCGTCCTCTCCCTCCTCAACCCGGCCAACAGCAAATACTCCCACCCGCTCTCCAAAGTCTTCACCGACATCCTCGCCACCTTCCCCGACCTCTCGGCCCTCCCGCAGCGCGTCGCCGTCCTCTACATCATGTTCCTCATCATGCGCTGGCAGATCTCCCCCACCCAAGAAAACTACGACCGCCTGCCCGAGTGGGCGCGCCCTCGCCCCGCGCAGCTGTTCACCGAGCACCCGGCCTGGATCGACCACGTCCCCTTCCCCGCGATGCGCGACAAGCTGTGCCGCGACTATAACCCGCGCGAGTACCTCTTTGACAACTTCTTTGTGCCCTTCACCACGACGCTGAGTCTGAACTGGCCGTACGAGGAGACGGATACGCTGCTGCAGGTGCCGGAGTCGGATGAGGTGCTGATTAATCCCGTCTTTGAGCGGCACCTGCGGAGGCTGGAGAATTGGACGTTGGGCCAGGCTTTTAACCAGACGTTTCCTAAGCTGAGGGAGACGTATAATTTGAAGGAGTGA